One genomic window of Mycteria americana isolate JAX WOST 10 ecotype Jacksonville Zoo and Gardens chromosome Z, USCA_MyAme_1.0, whole genome shotgun sequence includes the following:
- the TRMT10B gene encoding tRNA methyltransferase 10 homolog B, translating to MAAGGPDVGCPSAESEGEAAVACEALRLLRIEPSAVGPGTGRAGGAAWCSRNVLRKRRRWERVLAAKRRKRRQERERSRARRAEDPGAASRDGRRAPAALAKERLLEARASGPRLCVDLGVADRMTQKETSRLASQIRRLYGANRRAEKPFWLCLTEFVVGSLIYEECFRMNDGFSNYLMDTTQESYLDLFPLDAIVYLTPDSENVLEDIDPNKVYILGGLVDESIHKKLTLQRAQEQSLQTARLPIREYMVKTVNTKNYHSETLAVNQVFDVLSTYYETRSWPAALKAGVSSGKGYVLPDGVK from the exons atggcggcgggcggccccgatGTCGGCTGCCCGTCGGCGGAGTCTGAGGGGGAGGCGGCGGTAGCCTGCGAGGCCCTCCGTCTGCTGCGGATCGAGCCCTCGGCCGTCGGCCCCGGcacggggcgggcgggcggcgcggcgtgGTGTTCG CGGAACGTGCTGCGGAAGCGGAGGCGCTGGGAGCGGGTCCTGGCGGCGAAGAGGAGGAAGCGGCGGCAGGAGCGGGAGAGGAGCAGGGCCCGGCGGGCTGAGGACCCAG GGGCTGCTAGCCGGGACGGTCGGAGGGCCCCGGCCGCCCTCGCAAAGGAACGCCTTCTGGAGGCCAGGGCGTCGGGGCCCCGGCTCTGTGTGGACCTCGGTGTGGCCGACCGCATGACGCAGAAG GAAACAAGCCGCCTCGCCTCCCAGATCAGGAGACTCTATGGGGCAAACAGGCGGGCCGAGAAGCCGTTTTGGCTCTGTCTGACGGAGTTTGTGGTGGGCTCGTTGATCTATGAGGAGTGTTTTCGCATGAACGACGGCTTCTCCAATTATTTG ATGGATACAACTCAAGAAAGTTACCTGGACCTGTTTCCTTTAGATGCAATTGTTTATCTCACTCCTGACTCTGAGAATG TCCTTGAAGATATTGATCCAAATAAAGTGTATATCCTTGGAGGCCTGGTGGATGAAAGTATTCACAAG AAGCTGACTCTGCAAAGGGCACAAGAGCAGTCCTTGCAAACAGCCCGCCTCCCCATTCGTGAGTACATGGTGAAAACCGTTAACACCAAGAACTACCACTCGGAGACACTGGCAGTTAATCAAG TTTTTGATGTCTTATCAACTTACTATGAGACCCGAAGCTGGCCAGCAGCCTTGAAAGCTGgagtttcttctggaaaaggCTATGTGTTACCAGATGGAGTGAAATAA